Genomic segment of Hymenobacter aquaticus:
CAAGCAGCGCGACTTCGACTCCATTCCCGTGGTCGAGCCCCAGGCTTCCTACCCGGCCACGCCCGGCCAGTACCGGCTGTGGGTGGTGAGCCAGCTGCCCAGCGCCTCGGTGGCCTACAACGTGCCCTCCCTGCTGGATCTGGACCTGGAAATTGATGTGGAGTGCTTCACCCAGGCCCTGCACCAGCTCGTGGAGCGCCACGAGATACTGCGCACCGCTTTCCGCGAAGATGCCCTAACCCAGGAAGTGCACCAGCACGTGCTGCCCGCCGCCGCGCTGCCGTCTTATTTTCAGTACCTGGACCTGCGCGAAGATGCCGACAAGGTGCACAAAGCCAACCAGTACGTGCGCCAGGATTCATTGGCCCCGTTCGATTTGAGCGCCGGGCCGCTGCTGCGCGTGGCGCTGCTCCAGCTGGAAGACCACCACACGGTCCTGTTCTACAACCTGCACCACATCATCTGCGACGGATGGTCGTTGAAGGTGTTCCGGGCCGAGCTGCTGGCGCTCTACCAGGCCCAGCTGCAGGGCCGCCCCACTACCCTGAAGCCCCTGCGCATTCAGTACAAGGATTTTTCGGGGTGGCAGCGCAAGCTGCTGGCCGAGGAGCAGGCCGACCACCGGCAGTACTGGCTTGATAAGTTCGCGGGGCCGCTGCCGGTGCTGGAGCTGCCCACGCCCAAAATGCGCCCCCCGGTGAAAACCTACGGCGGGGCCGAGCTGCGGTTTCAGTTTGATGCCCAGCTGCTCAACGGCCTCAAGCAGTTCAGTCAGGACCAGGGCGGCACGCTTTATATGGCGCTGGTGGCCGTAGTGAAAGGCTTGTTCTACCGCTTCTCGGGGCAGGAAGACATCGTGCTGGGTACGCCCACCGCCGGCCGCGACCATATCGACCTGGAAAGCCAGATTGGCCTGTACATCAACACGCTGGCCCTGCGCACCCAGTTCAGCGGGCAGGCGTCGTTTCTGGCTCTGTTTCAGCAAGTGAAGGACACGATTCTGGGCGCTTTCGCCCACCAGTTCTACTCCTTCGACCACCTGACCCAGGAGCTGAACCTGAAGAGCGACCCCGGCCGCTCGCCGCTGTTCGACGTGATGGTGATTCTGCACAACAACGACCTGAAAGGAGGAGCCAAGCCGTCGGGCCCCGCGGCGCCGGCCAAGGAAGGCGTGGCCGTGCCCATCACCATTGCCCAGTTCGACCTGCGTCTCTCGTTCAAGGAAACCGCTGACGGCCTCACTTTGGGCATTCAGTACAACACCGACATCTACACCAAGGCCTTCGTGGAGCGCCTGGGCCAGCACGTGGCGCACTACGCCCAGGCCGTGCTGCTCAACCCCCAGGTGCCCCTGACGGCCGTGCCCTACCTCAGCGCCGGCGAAACCCAGCAGCTGCTGGGCGTATTCACCGACACGGGCGTGCACCGCAATACCGGCAAAACCCTGGTCGACCTGTTCGAGGCCCAGGCGCGCAACACCCCGGCCGCCCCGGCCCTGGTCTACGGCCTCAAGCGCTTCAGCTACCAGGAGCTTGACGCCCTGGCCAACCAGTTTGCCCACTTCCTGCACCAGCAGCACCACATCGAGCCCAACAAGCTGGTGGGCCTGCAATTGCACCGCTCGGAGTGGCTGGTAGTTGCCATTCTGGGGGTACTCAAGGCCGGCGGCGCCTACGTGCCCATCAGCCCATCTATGCCCCAGGAGCGGGTCGACTACATCGTGGCCGACAGCCAGTGTGCCCTCATCGTGGATGATACCGTGCTGGCGGAGTTCTTCCGGGTGCAGGCTACCTACGATGCCCGCAATCGGGCCGACAGCGCCGCGCAGCCCACCGATTTGGCGTACGTCATCTACACCTCCGGCTCGACCGGCAACCCCAAGGGCGTGATGATTGAGCACCGCAGCGTGGTGTCGTTCTTCGAGAACATTCCGCTGGCCCTGGGCCTGCGCGACGTGCAGGCCCTGGCCGCCACCACCGAATTTACCTTCGACATCTCGGTGCTGGAAATCCTGGGCACGCTGTGCAGCGGTAAGCGCCTGGTGTTGTTCGACGACGCGACGCTGGCCGACCCGGCCGTGCTCTACGAAGCGCTGGCCGCCTCCGAAGCCGATGGGCTGCAGCTCACACCCTCGCGCCTGCGCCAGCTGCTGGCTGTGCAGGATCAGGTGCCCGCCAACATCAAGGTGCTGCTGGTAGGGGCCGAGCCGCTCACCCAGAAGCTCTACGACAAGCTCCGGCACTCGGCGGTGCAGGCCATCAACGTGTATGGTCCCACCGAAACCACCATCTGGAGCACCAGCCTCACCCTCGACCACTCCGAGCAGCTCACCATCGGCGGGCCGCTGATGGGCGAGAAAATCTACATTCTGGACGACAGCCTGGCCCTCACGCCCATCGGTATTCCCGGTGAAATCTGCATCGGGGGCAGCGGCATTGCGCGCGGCTACCTGAACCGGCCCGAGCTGACGGCCGAGAAGTTCATTGCCAACCCCTTCGTGGCCGAGGAGCGCATCTACCGCACCGGCGACCTGGGCAAGTGGCTGCCCGACGGCACCATCGAGTTTATCGGCCGCAAAGATTACCAGGTGAAGGTGCGGGGCTACCGCATCGAGCTGGGCGAAATCGAGGCCGCGCTGCTCAAGAACCCCGCCATCAGCGCCGCTACCACCACCGTTACGGAAAACGAGGACGGCGAAAAAGACATTGTGGCTTACGTGGTCAGCTCCGAGCCCCAGACGGCGGCCAGCCTGCGCAGCTTCCTGAAGGAAAAGCTGCCCGTGTACATGGTGCCCAGCTATTTCGTGCAGCTCGAAGCATTGCCGCTCAACACCAGCGGCAAAGTCGACAAGAAGGCCCTGCCGGCCGTCGGGGGCGCCAGCCTGCCCAGCGAGGTAGAGTACGTGGCCCCGCGCACCGAGCTGGAGCGGGTGCTGGCCCGGGCCTGGGAAGCCGTGCTGCTCAAGGAAAACGCCAGCGTGAAGGAAAACTTCTTTGATGCCGGCGGCAACTCCATCAAGTCCATCCGGCTGCTCTCGCGCCTGAAGGCCGACGGCTACGACCTGAGCGTCACCGACATTCTGACCCATCAGGTGCTGGAAGACCTGGCGCCCCACCTGCGCCCCGTATCCCGCCTCACCGACCAGGGCCTGGTGCAGGGCGAAGTGCCCCTGACGGCCATTCAGACGTGGTTTCTGGAAAAAGGCGACGACCACAAGGAGCACTTCAACCAGGCTGCCCTGCTCTTCAGCAAGGAGCGCATGGACAAGGAAGGCCTCCAAAAGTGCCTCGAACGCCTGGTGGTGCACCACGATGCCCTGCGCACGACCTTCCGGCAGGAGCCGGATGGCCGCTGGATTCAGGAAACCAAAGTGCTCTGCGAGGGCTTCACCTTCGAGGAGTTCGACCTGCGCGAGGCGCCCAGCCCCTGGGACCAGATGGCCGAGGAAGGCGAGCGGCTCCAGATGGGCATGAACCTAGCCGATGGCCCCCTGGTGAAAGTAGGTCTGTTCCGCCTGCCCGACGGCGACCGGCTGCTCATCGCCATTCACCACCTGGTCGTCGATGGGCTGTCGTACCGCATCCTGTTCGAAGACCTCTCGGCCCTGTATCTGCAGTACCAGCAGGGCGAGGAATTTGCGCTGCCGGCCAAAACCGACTCCTACAAGTATTTCGCCGAGTGGGAGCGGCAATATGCCCAGAGTGAGCTGGTGAAGCAGGAAATGGCGCACTGGAACGCCCTGCTGGAGGAAGAGTTTCCGCCCCTGCCCATCGACCACCCCGAGGGCAGCAACCGCCTGAAAGACACGGCCAGCCTGAGCTTCCAGCTGGGTCAGCCGCAAACCGAGGCCCTGTACCAGGGTGCCCGCCGCGCCCTGGTTGCCGTCGACGACGTGCTGCTGACGGCTTTGGCCTACTCGTTTGAAGAGGTGTTCGGAACCAACAAGCTGCTGCTTTCCATGGAAGGCAACGCCCGCATTCAGAACCCGGCCGAGCTGGACGTGGCGCGCACCGTGGGGTGGTTTACGACCATGTACCCCGTGTGCCTGCGCCTGCAAGAGCAGCGCGACGAGCTGGAGCAGATTCTGGCCACCAAGCGCGCCTTCGCCGAGGTGCCCAACAACGGCGTGGGCTTCGGCCTGCTCCGCTACGTCAGCGATGGGGAGCTGTACCAGAAAGCGGCGTCCAACTGCACGCCCCAGGTGAAATACAACTACTTCGGCGACTTCGGCTCGGGGGCCGAAACGGCCTCGGGCAACCGTGTGTTCGAGTTTTCGGGCGAGCGGAAAGGCACGGCCATGAGCCCCGACTTTCAGCGCATTTCCCTGATTGACCTCTCGGGTATCGTCGTGAACAAGGAAGTGAAGCTGTCCATCACCTACAGCAAATTTCAGTACGAGGAAGCCACCATTGCCCACCTGGTGCAGGTGTTCAAGCGGGAGCTGCTGCGCCTGATCGACAAGCTGACGGCCAGCCAGAAGCATGCCCCGGCCAAAGCCGAGGTGCCCGCCGCACTGACGGCTACCGAAGCCAGCCCGGTGTTCCCGCTAACCTTCCACCAGCAGCTGTTCCTCTCGGCCAAGCAGCAGGGCGAGCTGCTGACCAGCACCGGCAGCGTCGGCCCCCTGGTGCTGAACGACTTCGACCCGGCGGCCTTCGAGGCGGCGTACCGGCAGCTGCTGGCCAGCTTCGACGTGCTGCGCATCAACATAGTGCCCACTGAAGATGGTAGCCTGGGCCAGCGCGTACTGCCCCTGGCTGCCCTGACGCCCGTCATCGACTACCACGAAATTCAGTCGGCCGAGGAAATCGGGCCGGCCCAGCAGGCCGTGGGAGAAGCCTTCCAGGTGCCTTTTGCCACCACTGCTAACCAGCTGCTGCGCTGCGCCGTGATTCACGGCAAGGGCCGGGCCATGGTCTACCTGTGCATTCACCACGTCATCACCGATGCCTACTCCAACGACGTGATTCTGAGCAGCCTGGGCAAGCTGTACGAAAGCCGGGGCGCGGCCGCCGAGCAGTTGGCCCAGTTCCCCTCGTACCTGGATTACGCGCGCTGGCAGCAGAATTTCCTGGCTTCCGAGCCGGCCCGGCAGCAGCTGGCCTACTGGCGCCAGCACCTGCCTCAGCACGTGCCCGCGCTTGCCGCCGCCGAGGCCAAAGTGGGTTTCATGGAAGAGGCCGGCTTTATCTCGGAAACCGAGCTACAGCAGATTCAGGCCTTCTGCAAAGCGCACAACGGCTTCCTGAGCACCTTCCTGCTGACGGCCTACCACCTGTCGTTCTACCACCAAACCCGCTCAGCGGCTTCCATTATCAACATGGTGTCGTCGGGGCGCGACCGGAGCGTGCCGGGCGTCGACATCGACCGGCTGGTGGGGGCGCTGATGGACGGCTTCCCCGTGAGCGTGACCATGCACGACGACATGACGCTGGCCGAGCTGTTTACGCGGGTGACCGAAGCCTTCATGGGCGGGCGGCTGCACCAGGACATTCCCCTGAACCGCATCAGCCAGGAAACCGAGCAGCGCTACGGCTACCGCCTCGACGATGCCGCCGTGGGCGCCATCAACTACCAGGATAAGGCGGGCAAAGTGCTGGAGCTGAAAGCCGGCGAGGAGCTGGGCCGCATCGTAACCCAGCACAGCAGCCACGGCGAAATCAAGAACGACAGCCGCCTGACGGTGGTGCGCTACCAGAACGCCATTAAGCTGGGCCTGAAGTACCGGACGGCCGCCGTGGGCGGCTCGACCGAGGGCGGGCAGCTGAAGCAGCTGTTGCAGCTGGTGCAGCTCCTGCGCGAGCAGCCCCACGCCACGCTCACCACCCTGGCCGGCGGCCTCTACGAGCTGGCCTAACGCCCCGGCCCGGCAGGCAGCCCGCAGCACCGAAACGCCCCCGAGTGGGGCCGGCGCTACGGGCTGCTTACCGGGCATTGGGTTGTTCATCACCCGAATCACCGGGTTGGTGTAACGTTTTTTATATCCCCCTATCCACCTAATACCTTGCCCCTCAAGCCGAAGCTGCGTTGCCCAGGGCACCCGCTTTGGCCTGAGAAATAGCTATTTTAAAGATTCAAGACAATGAAAGCAGCTAGCAAACAGATACTATTTCTTCTGCTCTTTCCCTTGCTGAGCACCGGGGCGTATGCCCAGGCCATCAGCAAAGTGACGGGCCGCACCACCGACGCGCAAAGCAAGGTGGTGGAATTCAGCAGCGTGTCGCTGCTCAAGGCCGCCGACTCGACGCTGGTGAAAGGCGCGCTGGGCGACGTGAACGGCAACTTCGAAATCGAGCAGGTGCCCGCCGGCGCCTACCTCATCAGCGTGTCGAGCCTGGCTTATAAGCGCCTGTTTACGCCGGTATTCACGGTGGCCGAAGGGCAGGCCGAAGTGCGCCTGGGCGACCTGCGCCTGGCCGACGCGGCCCACCAGCTGGCCGAAGTGAAAGTAACGGCCACCAAGCCCCTGATTGAGCAGCAGATCGACCGGATTGTGGTGAACGTGGAAAACTCCATCGTGTCGGCCGGCAACACGGCCCTGGAAGTGCTGGAAAAGTCGCCGGGCGTGTACGTGGACAAGGACGGGGCCATTTCGCTCAAGGGCAAGGCCAACGTGCTGGTCATGATCAACGACAAGCCCACCTACGTCTCGTCGTCGGACCTGGCGGTGATGCTGAAGAACATGCAGGCCAGCCAGGTCGAGAAGATTGAGATTATGACCAACCCGCCGGCCAAGTACGACGCGGCCGGCAACGCGGGCATCATCAACATCAAAACCAAGAAAAACCAGAACATGGGCCTGAACGGCTCCTGGAACGCGGGCACCCGCCTGGGCTTCTTCACCCGGGCCAACGGCCAGGCCGTGAACTACGTGAAGGAAAACGCGGGCCTGAACCTGAACTACCGCGAAGGCAAAGTGAACCTGTTCGGCAGCCTCTCGGCCGACAACGGCAAGAGCCCCCAGACCCAGCAGATTACCCGCCGCTTCGGCAAGGCCGACCAGGTGGAAACCAACTTCAACCAGCTCTCGGAGAAAACCCTGGAGTCGCGCCTGGTGAACTACAAGGCCGGCGCCGACTTCTTCCTCACCGACAAAACCGTGGTGGGCGTGCTCTTCAACGGCATGGCCAGCAACGGCGGGCAGCAGTACAACAGTGATACCCGTATTGCCTACCCCGCCGCCGGCCTCGACACGGCCGTGTACACCAAGGGCGACCTGGATAACAAGTGGCTCAATAACGCTCTGAACCTCAACTTCAAGCACGTGCTCGACTCGACGGGGCAGGAAATAACGGCCGACCTGGATTATGCCCTGTTCAACAACAGCAGCGAGCAGCAGTACCGCACCAACAAGTACGACGAGCGCAGCATCCTGCGCCAGATCCGGAACGAGGACGGCAACACCGGCTCCGACATCTACATCGGCTCGGGCAAGCTGGACTACACCCGGCCGCTGCCCAACAAGGCCAAGCTGGAAGCCGGGGTGAAGGCGAGCTGGGTAACGTCGCAGAACGACATGCAGTTTTTCTTCCTCAACAACGAGGCCCAGCAGCCCACGCTCGACCCCCGGCGCACCCGCGACTTCGAGTACCGGGAGCGGATTCAGGCGGCCTACGTGAGCTACGCCAAGGAGTGGAATAAAGTCAGTGTGCAGCTGGGCCTGCGGGCCGAAAACACCAACGGCCAGGGCACCTTGCAGGGCGCGCGCCTGCTCAAGCGCAACTACACCAACCTGTTTCCGAGCGTGTTCGTGAGCAAGCCTCTGAACGAGAAAAACCAGCTGGTCTTCTCCTATAGCCGCCGCATCGACCGGCCCAACTACGAGGATCTGAACCCCTTCCTCTACTTCCTGGACCCCTACACCTACAACCGCGGCAACGAGTACCTGCGGCCCCAGTTCACCAACGCCTTCGAACTGTCGCACACTTACAACAACAACATCACCACCACCATCAACTACAGCCGCACCAAGGACGTCATCACCGACTTCCTGGAGCAGGACGCCTTGACCAAAACCACGTACCTGACTGAGCTCAACATCGGCCTGCAGGAAAACTACGGCATTTCGGTGTCGGTGCCCGTGCCCGTGACCAAGTGGTGGACCAGCAACACGTACTTCAACGCCTTCCACAACCGCTACGCCGGCGACGTGCCCCGGCAGGGCCGCAATGAGCTGGGCGCCGAATACACCTACATGCAGCACCTGAGCACCTCCGTCACGACCTGGACGGTGAACTCGGTGCACCAGTTCTCGTTGCCCAAGGGCTTTGCAGCCGAGCTGAGCGGCAACTACCGCTCCCGCTTCCTACAGGAAAGCCAGCTGTTTGGCCAGCCCATGGGCGCCGTGTCGGTGGGGTTGCAGAAAAAGCTGCTGAACAACCGGGCCACGCTCAAGCTCAACGTGTCGGACGTGTTCTGGACCAACTACTTCCGGGGCAACTTCCAGTTCAACGACATCGACGTATCGGTGCTGAACAAGCGGGAAAGCCGGCAGGCGCGCCTCACGTTCACCTACCGCTTCGGCAACTCGAAAGTAGCCGCCGCCCGCTCGCGCCGCACCGGCTTGGAGGAGGAGCGGGGCCGCATCAAAACCTCGAACTAGCCTGGTTCCACGGGCAGTCCGCCAGTCCGTAGCCCTGTCCTGCTTTGCCCGCCCCGGGCAGAGGAGGGCAGGGCTACTGCGTTGGGGCTAGCGGTGCCGCCTGGTGCCGCATGCTAGGCTTCTGGTAAGCAAACGTCTGGTTAATAATAATATATACTCGGGCTTGAACCGGGAAGGTCAGGGGCAGAGCCGGCGCGGCTCCGGCGGGCTGGCCCCCGCCGGAGCCGGGTTGGTATAGCGGATGCGGGTGTTGGTGTAAATTTTTTCAGGAACCACCCCCAATTGAGCACTTTTGGAATACCCGCAAGAGCAATTATTCTCTTTAGCGCCGCTTGCGGGTATTATGCTATAAAGCCCGGGTAGAGCCACCCAAAAAGAAGTCCGGTGTGACTGACGTGGCGAAGCTGTAGCCGGCAGAGTACGCCATTATTATCAGTTTTATTATTAGCCAGTGCCGCGCCAGTGGGATGGGGGGCAAAGCCGCCGGTTTTGCCCCCCATCCGCCCGCCGCCCGCCACCTGGTTATCCTACTTTCACTATCTCGTTATGAACAGTCAACCCAAGGCGAAAGACGGCTGGTACGCGGTGTACACCTACCCGAAAGCCGAGAAGCAGGCCTACAGCAAGCTGCAGGCCATGGGAGCCGAGTCGTTTCTGCCCCTGCAAACGGTGGAGCGGCAGTGGAGTGACCGGAAGCGCAAGATTGAAGTGCCGCTGTTTCCCAACTACATTTTCGTGAAAACCACCTCCGAGCGGCGCTTCGAGCTGCTCGAGATTCGGGAGCTGGTGCGCTTCATTTCCTTCGAGGGTCGCCCCGTCGCCATTCC
This window contains:
- a CDS encoding UpxY family transcription antiterminator, with translation MNSQPKAKDGWYAVYTYPKAEKQAYSKLQAMGAESFLPLQTVERQWSDRKRKIEVPLFPNYIFVKTTSERRFELLEIRELVRFISFEGRPVAIPEQQIAAIRQIVTQPGEIVKEVFDYKMGQKVRIDAGHLQGVEGYVVKKNGAERLVIQIEALRQSISVDLAASSLTRVP
- a CDS encoding outer membrane beta-barrel family protein; amino-acid sequence: MKAASKQILFLLLFPLLSTGAYAQAISKVTGRTTDAQSKVVEFSSVSLLKAADSTLVKGALGDVNGNFEIEQVPAGAYLISVSSLAYKRLFTPVFTVAEGQAEVRLGDLRLADAAHQLAEVKVTATKPLIEQQIDRIVVNVENSIVSAGNTALEVLEKSPGVYVDKDGAISLKGKANVLVMINDKPTYVSSSDLAVMLKNMQASQVEKIEIMTNPPAKYDAAGNAGIINIKTKKNQNMGLNGSWNAGTRLGFFTRANGQAVNYVKENAGLNLNYREGKVNLFGSLSADNGKSPQTQQITRRFGKADQVETNFNQLSEKTLESRLVNYKAGADFFLTDKTVVGVLFNGMASNGGQQYNSDTRIAYPAAGLDTAVYTKGDLDNKWLNNALNLNFKHVLDSTGQEITADLDYALFNNSSEQQYRTNKYDERSILRQIRNEDGNTGSDIYIGSGKLDYTRPLPNKAKLEAGVKASWVTSQNDMQFFFLNNEAQQPTLDPRRTRDFEYRERIQAAYVSYAKEWNKVSVQLGLRAENTNGQGTLQGARLLKRNYTNLFPSVFVSKPLNEKNQLVFSYSRRIDRPNYEDLNPFLYFLDPYTYNRGNEYLRPQFTNAFELSHTYNNNITTTINYSRTKDVITDFLEQDALTKTTYLTELNIGLQENYGISVSVPVPVTKWWTSNTYFNAFHNRYAGDVPRQGRNELGAEYTYMQHLSTSVTTWTVNSVHQFSLPKGFAAELSGNYRSRFLQESQLFGQPMGAVSVGLQKKLLNNRATLKLNVSDVFWTNYFRGNFQFNDIDVSVLNKRESRQARLTFTYRFGNSKVAAARSRRTGLEEERGRIKTSN
- a CDS encoding non-ribosomal peptide synthetase → MNNLIERLRKNKVTLMLVEDNLQVNFADGPPDPALLQELRDHKAQLVEFLRGAGKQRDFDSIPVVEPQASYPATPGQYRLWVVSQLPSASVAYNVPSLLDLDLEIDVECFTQALHQLVERHEILRTAFREDALTQEVHQHVLPAAALPSYFQYLDLREDADKVHKANQYVRQDSLAPFDLSAGPLLRVALLQLEDHHTVLFYNLHHIICDGWSLKVFRAELLALYQAQLQGRPTTLKPLRIQYKDFSGWQRKLLAEEQADHRQYWLDKFAGPLPVLELPTPKMRPPVKTYGGAELRFQFDAQLLNGLKQFSQDQGGTLYMALVAVVKGLFYRFSGQEDIVLGTPTAGRDHIDLESQIGLYINTLALRTQFSGQASFLALFQQVKDTILGAFAHQFYSFDHLTQELNLKSDPGRSPLFDVMVILHNNDLKGGAKPSGPAAPAKEGVAVPITIAQFDLRLSFKETADGLTLGIQYNTDIYTKAFVERLGQHVAHYAQAVLLNPQVPLTAVPYLSAGETQQLLGVFTDTGVHRNTGKTLVDLFEAQARNTPAAPALVYGLKRFSYQELDALANQFAHFLHQQHHIEPNKLVGLQLHRSEWLVVAILGVLKAGGAYVPISPSMPQERVDYIVADSQCALIVDDTVLAEFFRVQATYDARNRADSAAQPTDLAYVIYTSGSTGNPKGVMIEHRSVVSFFENIPLALGLRDVQALAATTEFTFDISVLEILGTLCSGKRLVLFDDATLADPAVLYEALAASEADGLQLTPSRLRQLLAVQDQVPANIKVLLVGAEPLTQKLYDKLRHSAVQAINVYGPTETTIWSTSLTLDHSEQLTIGGPLMGEKIYILDDSLALTPIGIPGEICIGGSGIARGYLNRPELTAEKFIANPFVAEERIYRTGDLGKWLPDGTIEFIGRKDYQVKVRGYRIELGEIEAALLKNPAISAATTTVTENEDGEKDIVAYVVSSEPQTAASLRSFLKEKLPVYMVPSYFVQLEALPLNTSGKVDKKALPAVGGASLPSEVEYVAPRTELERVLARAWEAVLLKENASVKENFFDAGGNSIKSIRLLSRLKADGYDLSVTDILTHQVLEDLAPHLRPVSRLTDQGLVQGEVPLTAIQTWFLEKGDDHKEHFNQAALLFSKERMDKEGLQKCLERLVVHHDALRTTFRQEPDGRWIQETKVLCEGFTFEEFDLREAPSPWDQMAEEGERLQMGMNLADGPLVKVGLFRLPDGDRLLIAIHHLVVDGLSYRILFEDLSALYLQYQQGEEFALPAKTDSYKYFAEWERQYAQSELVKQEMAHWNALLEEEFPPLPIDHPEGSNRLKDTASLSFQLGQPQTEALYQGARRALVAVDDVLLTALAYSFEEVFGTNKLLLSMEGNARIQNPAELDVARTVGWFTTMYPVCLRLQEQRDELEQILATKRAFAEVPNNGVGFGLLRYVSDGELYQKAASNCTPQVKYNYFGDFGSGAETASGNRVFEFSGERKGTAMSPDFQRISLIDLSGIVVNKEVKLSITYSKFQYEEATIAHLVQVFKRELLRLIDKLTASQKHAPAKAEVPAALTATEASPVFPLTFHQQLFLSAKQQGELLTSTGSVGPLVLNDFDPAAFEAAYRQLLASFDVLRINIVPTEDGSLGQRVLPLAALTPVIDYHEIQSAEEIGPAQQAVGEAFQVPFATTANQLLRCAVIHGKGRAMVYLCIHHVITDAYSNDVILSSLGKLYESRGAAAEQLAQFPSYLDYARWQQNFLASEPARQQLAYWRQHLPQHVPALAAAEAKVGFMEEAGFISETELQQIQAFCKAHNGFLSTFLLTAYHLSFYHQTRSAASIINMVSSGRDRSVPGVDIDRLVGALMDGFPVSVTMHDDMTLAELFTRVTEAFMGGRLHQDIPLNRISQETEQRYGYRLDDAAVGAINYQDKAGKVLELKAGEELGRIVTQHSSHGEIKNDSRLTVVRYQNAIKLGLKYRTAAVGGSTEGGQLKQLLQLVQLLREQPHATLTTLAGGLYELA